Part of the Mycolicibacterium mageritense genome is shown below.
CCACGACCGGCAGCGCGTCGCCCGCATCGAGCGGATGGTAGATCCGTACCGGTATCTCGCCGGCCGGGCCCGCGACGGTCCGGTCTTCGACGTTGGCGACGGGCACGGGGACCGCAGGCCGACGGCTCGCTTTGAGCCGGGCCCTGACCTCGGCCGCGGCGGCGATGGGATCCATGCCACCTTCGGCGATCGGCGCGAACGCGTCGCCCATGCGATCGGCGACCTCGCGTTTCATGGTGTCTTCGCGGGTGCTCGAGTCGCTCACTTGACACTCAACTCGCCGCGCAGCACCTTGCCGGTGGCGTTCCGGGGCAATCTGGTGAGGAACTCGACATCCCGCGGCACCTTGTACCGGGCCAGGTTCGCGCGGACGTAGTCCTTGATCTCGTCGGCGCTGACCGTCGAACCGTCGACACGCACCACGTACGCCTTGAGCCGCTGACCGAAGTCGGCGTCGCTGACCCCGATCACCGCCACCTCGTCGACGTCGGCGTGCCCGTTGATCAAGTTCTCGACCTCCAGCGGGTAGACATTCTCACCGCCGCAGATCACCATGTCGTCATCGCGGCCGTCGATGTAGAGCCGCCCGGTGGAGTCGAAATGGCCGACGTCGCCGCTGCTTTGCAGGCCGCCGATGCATTCCTTGGTGCGGCCGTCGGTGTATCCGCCGAAGCTCACGTCGCTGCCGGCGAAGATCCGGCCGATGACGCCCGGCTCGGTGATCTCGATGCCGGCCGAATCATACAGCCGCACTGCGCAGCCCACGGGGGCCCTGCCCGCGGTGCGGGGGTCGTGGCGCAGATCTTCGGGCATGGCCACGGTCATGACCGCAAGTTCGGTCGAGCCGTACAAGTTGTACAGCACGGGGCCGAACTCCTCGAGCGTTCGTTCTACCAGGTCGGGTGGTATGGCCGAGCCGGACCCGAAGATGATCTTGAGTGACGTGGTGTCGTAGCGGTCCCGAACCTCCTTGGGCAGCGCCAGGATCCGTTGCAGCATCGTGGGTACCACGACCAGCACGTCGCACTTGTTGTCCTGCACGGCACGCAGTGTGGCTTCGGGGTCGAACCGGCGGCGCAGCACCAATCGGTTGCCCAGCGCCAAGGAGAGCACGGCCTGTCCCAACCCGGTGCCGTGGAACATCGGTGCGGCCAGCATGCAGGTCTGGTCGCGGCGCCGCGGCACGCGGTCGAGCAGCTGTGCGGAGAACAACGGTGAGGTCTTGCCGCGCGGCGCGCCCTTGGGGGTGCCGGTGGTGCCGCTGGTCAGCAAGGTCATGCCGCCGGGCTTCGCCGGAGCGGCCACCGGTGCCGGCGAAGTCGCGCGGATCAGCTGCTCCAGCGAGCGTTCGATGTCACCGCCCCCAGGGGCGTCGGTCCACGCTACGAATCGACGGACGTCGGGGGCGATCCCACTCACCAGGTCGGTGAACTCCTCGTCGTGCACGAGCACACCGACCTTTTCGCGGTTCGCGACGTCGGCGAGCTGAGGCTTGGCGAATCCCGTGTTCATCAGCAGCAGCTGGGCACCGACCTTGCCTGAGGCCGCGAGCACGGTCAGCAGCCCGCGGTGGTCACGGCACAGCGCGGCGATCACCGATCCCGAGCCGATTCCGCGCGAGTTCCAGGCCCGGGCAAGCGAGTTGACCCGGCCGTTGAGTTCGGCGAACGACACGTCGCCCAGCTCGTCGGTGATCGCGATGGCGTTGGGTGTGCGGGCGGCGGCGCTTTCGATGACCGCTGCGAAGCCGCCGAATTGGCGAACGAGCTTGGCTTGCCGAATGCCGTCCGCGGCACCCGTCGACAGCCCGGATTCGCGCAGCACGGCGAGGCTGCGGGCGATGACCCGGAACCGGTGGACCTTGGCTGTGAGAGCGGCGCTCCCGGGAAAAGCTCGCGTCATGGCGCAAACCGTACGGGTGGGTGCAGCGCTTACGGATCGCCAAGTCTCGCTGGCCGGGACAGCTTGTCTACTGCGACACAGAAGTGGGGAAGAGTGATCGCAACCACAGTGGCTGCTGTCGCCGGCGGCCGGATCAGCGAGGTGAGTATGCGACGTTTGAAGGGCGAGGACAACAGCTTCCTCGCGTGGGAGAGCGCGGTGCAGCCGCAGCACACGATCAAGGCCGTGGTGCTCGACCCGGGCAAGGCCGCCGAGCCGTTGACCTTCGACCGGGTCAAGCGTGCG
Proteins encoded:
- a CDS encoding AMP-binding protein is translated as MTRAFPGSAALTAKVHRFRVIARSLAVLRESGLSTGAADGIRQAKLVRQFGGFAAVIESAAARTPNAIAITDELGDVSFAELNGRVNSLARAWNSRGIGSGSVIAALCRDHRGLLTVLAASGKVGAQLLLMNTGFAKPQLADVANREKVGVLVHDEEFTDLVSGIAPDVRRFVAWTDAPGGGDIERSLEQLIRATSPAPVAAPAKPGGMTLLTSGTTGTPKGAPRGKTSPLFSAQLLDRVPRRRDQTCMLAAPMFHGTGLGQAVLSLALGNRLVLRRRFDPEATLRAVQDNKCDVLVVVPTMLQRILALPKEVRDRYDTTSLKIIFGSGSAIPPDLVERTLEEFGPVLYNLYGSTELAVMTVAMPEDLRHDPRTAGRAPVGCAVRLYDSAGIEITEPGVIGRIFAGSDVSFGGYTDGRTKECIGGLQSSGDVGHFDSTGRLYIDGRDDDMVICGGENVYPLEVENLINGHADVDEVAVIGVSDADFGQRLKAYVVRVDGSTVSADEIKDYVRANLARYKVPRDVEFLTRLPRNATGKVLRGELSVK